A single region of the Ancylobacter novellus DSM 506 genome encodes:
- the aroB gene encoding 3-dehydroquinate synthase, with amino-acid sequence MNKPAIDAPPAPRTDVTQLRVGLGERSYDIVIGSGLLTEAGARIAALRPGARVGIVTDRNVAERHLSTVEAALAEAGLTSVAILVEPGEKSKSYGVFETVVDALIAARIERRDLVLALGGGVVGDLAGFAAAALRRGVDFVQAPTSLLAQVDSSVGGKTGINSRHGKNLVGAFHQPILVLADTGALDTLPLREFRAGYAEVAKYGLIDNAPFFAWLERKWEQVFAGGPARIEAIATSCAAKAAVVARDEKETGDRALLNLGHTFGHALEAGAGFSQRLLHGEAVAIGMAQAFRFSASEGLCDPADAARVEAHLKTVGLPTRMSDVPGELPGTDGLMDLIAQDKKVSRGALTFILARGIGQSFIARDVDPARVRAFLDTERAGTLHR; translated from the coding sequence GTGAACAAGCCTGCCATCGACGCCCCCCCTGCCCCGCGCACCGACGTGACCCAGCTGCGCGTCGGCCTCGGGGAGCGTTCCTACGACATCGTCATCGGCTCGGGCCTGCTGACTGAAGCGGGCGCGCGCATCGCGGCGCTGCGTCCGGGCGCGCGCGTCGGCATCGTCACCGACCGCAACGTCGCCGAGCGGCATCTGTCCACCGTCGAGGCGGCGCTAGCCGAGGCCGGGCTCACCTCGGTCGCCATCCTCGTCGAGCCGGGCGAGAAATCGAAGAGCTACGGCGTGTTCGAGACCGTGGTGGACGCGCTGATCGCCGCCCGCATCGAGCGCCGCGACCTCGTGCTGGCGCTGGGCGGCGGCGTGGTCGGCGACCTCGCCGGCTTCGCGGCGGCGGCGCTGCGGCGCGGCGTCGACTTCGTGCAGGCGCCGACCAGCCTGCTGGCGCAGGTGGATTCCTCCGTCGGCGGCAAGACCGGCATCAATTCCCGCCACGGCAAGAACCTCGTCGGCGCCTTCCATCAGCCGATCCTGGTGCTCGCCGACACCGGCGCGCTCGACACCCTGCCCCTGCGCGAATTCCGCGCCGGCTATGCCGAGGTGGCGAAATACGGCCTCATCGACAACGCCCCCTTCTTCGCCTGGCTGGAGCGCAAGTGGGAGCAGGTGTTCGCCGGCGGCCCCGCCCGCATCGAGGCCATCGCCACCAGCTGCGCCGCCAAGGCCGCCGTCGTCGCCCGCGACGAGAAGGAGACCGGCGACCGCGCCCTGCTCAATCTCGGCCACACCTTCGGCCATGCGCTGGAAGCGGGCGCGGGCTTCTCCCAGCGCCTGCTGCACGGCGAGGCGGTCGCCATCGGCATGGCGCAGGCCTTCCGCTTCTCGGCCAGCGAGGGCCTGTGCGACCCGGCCGACGCCGCGCGCGTCGAGGCGCATCTCAAGACCGTCGGCCTGCCCACCCGCATGTCCGACGTCCCCGGCGAGCTGCCCGGCACGGACGGGCTGATGGACCTCATCGCCCAGGACAAGAAGGTCTCGCGCGGCGCGCTGACCTTCATCCTCGCCCGCGGCATCGGCCAGAGCTTCATCGCCCGCGACGTCGACCCGGCGAGGGTGCGCGCCTTCCTCGACACCGAGCGCGCGGGGACGCTGCACCGATGA
- a CDS encoding BolA family protein, producing MNANISDDAVAQALSRVRAALAELSPTVLELEDESHRHEGHGGYRAGELTHLRVRIVAEAFRGQSRIARHRVVNGLLAGEIARGLHALAIEAKAPGE from the coding sequence ATGAACGCGAACATTTCCGACGATGCCGTGGCACAGGCGCTTTCCCGCGTGCGTGCCGCGCTGGCCGAGCTCTCCCCCACCGTGCTGGAGCTGGAGGACGAAAGCCATCGGCATGAGGGTCATGGCGGGTACCGTGCGGGTGAGCTCACGCATCTGCGCGTGCGCATCGTGGCGGAAGCCTTCCGGGGACAGAGCCGCATCGCCCGCCACCGCGTGGTGAATGGGCTGCTCGCGGGCGAGATCGCACGCGGGCTGCACGCGCTCGCCATCGAGGCCAAGGCGCCGGGGGAGTAA
- the hemC gene encoding hydroxymethylbilane synthase encodes MTQSLPRLRLGTRGSPLALWQAHAVRDALVKAHGWAPEAVEVQVIRTTGDAITDRALSEAGGKGLFTKELEEALLDRRIDLAVHSAKDMATKLPDGLHLVGYLPRADVRDALILREGSSLADLKPGAKVGTASLRREAQLRRLRPDLQVSLLRGNVHTRLSKVESGEFDGTLLALAGLTRLGMADKASALLDVADFLPAVGQGAVAIESRFGDIAVDALLVPVTCPATGLALRVERAYLGELDGSCRTPIGGLAEVQGEEIRFRGVVLSPDGSRYYEIVRYGPANRALELGLAAGQEMRAMVPADLLPH; translated from the coding sequence ATGACGCAATCGCTTCCCAGACTCCGGCTCGGCACGCGCGGCAGCCCGCTGGCGTTGTGGCAGGCGCATGCGGTGCGCGACGCGCTGGTGAAGGCGCATGGCTGGGCGCCCGAGGCCGTGGAGGTGCAAGTGATCCGCACCACCGGCGACGCCATCACCGACCGCGCGCTGTCGGAGGCGGGCGGCAAGGGGCTTTTCACCAAGGAGCTCGAGGAGGCGCTGCTCGACCGGCGCATCGACCTCGCCGTGCATTCGGCCAAGGACATGGCGACGAAGCTGCCGGACGGGCTGCATCTCGTCGGCTATCTTCCCCGCGCGGATGTCCGCGACGCGCTGATCCTGCGCGAGGGCTCCTCGCTCGCCGATCTCAAGCCCGGCGCCAAGGTCGGCACCGCCTCGCTCAGGCGCGAGGCGCAGCTGCGCCGGCTGCGGCCCGACCTTCAGGTGTCGCTGCTGCGCGGCAATGTCCACACGCGGCTTTCCAAGGTGGAGAGCGGCGAATTCGACGGCACGCTGCTGGCGCTGGCCGGGCTGACCCGGCTCGGCATGGCGGACAAGGCGAGCGCGCTGCTCGACGTGGCGGATTTCCTGCCCGCGGTGGGGCAGGGGGCGGTCGCCATCGAATCGCGCTTCGGCGACATCGCCGTGGACGCGCTGCTGGTGCCCGTGACCTGCCCGGCGACCGGCCTCGCGCTCAGGGTCGAGCGGGCCTATCTCGGCGAGCTCGACGGCTCCTGCCGCACCCCCATCGGCGGGCTGGCGGAAGTGCAGGGCGAGGAAATCCGCTTCCGCGGCGTGGTGCTCTCGCCCGACGGCAGCCGCTATTACGAGATCGTGCGCTACGGGCCGGCCAACCGCGCGCTGGAGCTCGGCCTCGCCGCCGGGCAGGAGATGCGCGCCATGGTACCGGCCGACCTGCTGCCGCACTGA
- the cobT gene encoding cobaltochelatase subunit CobT gives MSTTSNRPNRTPPKEAPTEPLKRAVTGCLRAIAGNREIEVSFGSEKPGYADGRARLPEPSRRMSKQDAAIMRGHADSMALRMACHDPKVHQRLSPIGQQARAAFEAAEQTRCESLGALRMDGVALNLSAMLEDRYQRANFANLSDRSDAPIEHALSLILRERMTGMAPPAAAREMVNLWRGFIEEHGASALDELAHSTDDQTRFAEAMRDLLSSLGMGEDIAPFDENNDPSTEADDTRDDDSGKGADSEEDENSEGQTEVDTDLSSDQNPEESEDQQEQPNSELSDDAELGESDDSSEPWQPQNAVPAEPRPPEYHPFTPRFDETVNADELCDPEELARLRAYLDKQLVHLSGIVARLANRLQRKLMAQQNRGWEFDLEEGLLDPARLHRVIIDPMQALSFKRERDTDFRDTVVTLLLDNSGSMRGRPITVAAACADILARTLERCGVKVEILGFTTKAWKGGQAREAWLSAGKPGSPGRLNDLRHIIYKSADAPWRRARRNLGLMMREGLLKENIDGEALEWAHNRLLARNESRRILMMISDGAPVDDSTLSVNPGNYLERHLRWIIQQIEDKSPVELIAIGIGHDVTRYYKRAVTIVDAEELGGAMTEKLAELFDERERAPRKGAPILAPAGRSAPAARPAPAGRAAATPLSTRRVH, from the coding sequence ATGTCCACCACCTCGAACCGCCCCAACCGCACCCCGCCGAAGGAAGCCCCGACCGAGCCGCTCAAGCGCGCCGTCACCGGCTGCCTGCGCGCCATCGCGGGAAATCGCGAGATCGAGGTGAGCTTCGGCTCGGAGAAGCCGGGCTATGCCGACGGGCGCGCCCGCCTGCCCGAGCCCTCGCGCCGCATGTCGAAGCAGGACGCGGCGATCATGCGCGGCCACGCCGATTCCATGGCGCTGCGCATGGCCTGCCACGACCCCAAGGTGCACCAGCGCCTCTCCCCCATCGGCCAGCAGGCGCGCGCCGCCTTCGAGGCGGCCGAGCAGACCCGCTGCGAGTCGCTCGGCGCGCTGCGCATGGACGGCGTGGCGCTCAACCTCTCGGCCATGCTGGAGGACCGCTACCAGAGGGCCAATTTCGCCAATCTCTCCGACCGCTCGGACGCCCCGATCGAGCACGCGCTCTCGCTCATCCTGCGCGAGCGCATGACCGGCATGGCCCCGCCCGCCGCGGCGCGCGAGATGGTCAATCTCTGGCGCGGCTTCATCGAGGAGCACGGCGCGAGCGCGCTCGACGAGCTCGCCCATTCCACCGACGACCAGACCCGCTTCGCCGAGGCGATGCGCGACCTCCTGTCCTCGCTCGGCATGGGCGAGGACATCGCCCCCTTCGACGAGAACAACGACCCCTCCACCGAGGCCGACGACACGCGCGACGACGATTCCGGCAAGGGCGCGGATTCGGAGGAGGACGAGAACAGCGAGGGCCAGACCGAGGTCGACACCGACCTTTCCTCCGACCAGAACCCGGAGGAATCCGAGGATCAGCAGGAGCAGCCCAACTCCGAGCTTTCCGACGACGCGGAGCTGGGCGAATCCGACGATTCCTCCGAGCCCTGGCAGCCGCAGAACGCGGTGCCGGCCGAGCCGCGCCCGCCGGAGTATCACCCCTTCACCCCGCGCTTCGACGAGACGGTGAACGCCGACGAATTGTGCGACCCCGAGGAGCTGGCGCGGCTGCGCGCCTATCTCGACAAGCAGCTCGTGCATCTGTCCGGCATCGTCGCCCGCCTCGCCAACCGGCTTCAGCGCAAGCTGATGGCGCAGCAGAACCGCGGCTGGGAGTTCGACCTCGAAGAGGGCCTGCTCGATCCCGCCCGACTGCACCGCGTCATCATCGATCCGATGCAGGCGCTGTCCTTCAAGCGCGAGCGCGACACCGACTTCCGCGACACGGTGGTGACGCTGCTGCTCGACAATTCCGGCTCCATGCGCGGGCGCCCGATCACCGTCGCGGCCGCCTGCGCGGACATCCTCGCGCGCACGCTCGAGCGCTGCGGCGTGAAGGTCGAGATCCTCGGCTTCACCACCAAGGCGTGGAAGGGCGGGCAGGCGCGCGAGGCCTGGCTCTCCGCCGGCAAACCCGGCTCGCCCGGCCGCCTGAACGATCTGCGCCATATCATCTACAAGTCCGCCGACGCCCCCTGGCGCCGCGCCCGGCGCAATCTCGGCCTGATGATGCGCGAGGGGCTGCTCAAGGAGAACATCGACGGCGAGGCGCTGGAATGGGCGCATAACCGCCTGCTGGCGCGCAACGAGTCGCGCCGCATCCTGATGATGATCTCCGACGGCGCGCCGGTGGACGATTCCACCCTGTCGGTGAACCCCGGCAATTATCTGGAGCGGCATTTGCGCTGGATCATCCAGCAGATCGAGGACAAGTCCCCGGTCGAGCTCATCGCCATCGGCATCGGCCATGACGTGACGCGCTACTACAAGCGCGCCGTCACCATCGTCGACGCCGAGGAGCTGGGCGGCGCCATGACCGAGAAGCTGGCCGAGCTGTTCGACGAGCGCGAGCGGGCGCCGCGCAAGGGCGCGCCGATCCTTGCCCCGGCCGGTCGTTCCGCTCCCGCGGCAAGGCCCGCCCCCGCCGGCCGCGCCGCCGCGACCCCGCTGTCGACCCGCCGGGTGCATTGA
- a CDS encoding J domain-containing protein, translating to MKLDSPIFDRIRVKPDRDRRVKAEGPACEWQGCVNCATHRAPKGRQAEGQFWRFCFDHVREYNQSYNYFSGMGDDAVAAYQKDALTGHRPTWKMGSRGGGHAAAENARHSTDGFADPFGMFGEVGGRARPEPEPSRESRMIRNAERRAFESLGVEVSSTPEEIKARFKVLVKKYHPDANGGDISTEDRLRDVIQAYNHLKSAGFC from the coding sequence ATGAAGCTCGACTCCCCGATATTCGACCGCATCCGCGTCAAGCCGGACCGCGATCGCCGCGTCAAGGCGGAAGGCCCCGCCTGCGAATGGCAGGGGTGCGTCAACTGCGCGACCCATCGCGCGCCCAAGGGGCGGCAGGCGGAAGGGCAGTTCTGGCGCTTCTGCTTCGACCATGTGCGCGAGTACAACCAGTCCTACAATTACTTCTCCGGCATGGGCGACGACGCCGTCGCGGCCTACCAGAAGGACGCGCTCACCGGCCACCGGCCGACCTGGAAGATGGGTTCGCGCGGCGGTGGCCACGCCGCCGCCGAGAATGCCCGCCATTCGACGGACGGCTTCGCCGACCCGTTCGGCATGTTCGGCGAGGTGGGCGGTCGCGCCCGCCCCGAGCCGGAGCCGAGCCGCGAGAGCCGGATGATCCGCAATGCGGAGCGCCGCGCCTTCGAATCCCTCGGCGTGGAGGTGTCCTCGACGCCGGAGGAGATCAAGGCCCGCTTCAAGGTCCTGGTGAAGAAGTACCACCCGGACGCGAATGGCGGCGACATTTCGACCGAGGACCGTCTCCGCGACGTCATCCAGGCCTATAATCACCTAAAGAGCGCGGGCTTCTGCTAG
- a CDS encoding heme biosynthesis protein HemY, whose amino-acid sequence MIRLVVYLLVLALIAFGVAWLADRPGSIAIDWQGWQIETSILVAASALLALLAATILLWTLLRLIFRSPELIAFSWRSRRRNRGWAAVTRGLVAVGSGDALGARRAANDAERLLGHEPLTRLLAAQAAQLAGDRDGAEAAFRAMSETPSTRLLGLRGLHVEARRRGDAAAALLSAEEAARVEPGLAWAADAVIEARCLNGDFAGALATLEREAAHGGLERAAHRRRRAVLLAAQAQALELSDPSTAREKAVEATRLAPTLVPAAEVAGRLLGASGDTRKAAKIIEAAYAATPHPDLADAFLHLRPGDSSQERLKRIRTLTARMPSHPESAMVLARAAIDAQEFDVARTALGPLLGEPTQRACLLMAELEAAEHGDVGKAREWTARAVRAARDPAWVADGVVAERWAPVSPVTGKLDAFEWKLPPGVATTPMLENEAERVKAAIAAAIEARPAAEAEPEPPVVDLTPEEPAPSLAPEAEVKEPAKPEAIRPAPKPSPVVAMPHLPDDPGPDPFPDEPAGRTRPPFAV is encoded by the coding sequence GTGATCCGGCTCGTCGTCTATCTGCTCGTCCTCGCGCTCATCGCCTTCGGCGTCGCCTGGCTCGCCGATCGGCCGGGATCCATCGCCATCGACTGGCAGGGCTGGCAGATCGAGACCAGCATCCTCGTCGCGGCGAGCGCGCTGCTGGCGCTGCTGGCGGCGACGATCCTGCTCTGGACGCTGCTGCGGCTGATCTTCCGTTCGCCGGAGCTCATCGCCTTTTCCTGGCGCTCGCGCCGGCGCAATCGCGGCTGGGCGGCGGTGACGCGCGGGCTGGTGGCGGTCGGTTCCGGCGACGCGCTGGGCGCCCGCCGCGCGGCCAACGATGCCGAGCGCCTGCTCGGCCATGAGCCGCTGACGCGGCTGCTCGCCGCGCAGGCGGCGCAGCTCGCCGGCGACCGCGACGGCGCCGAGGCGGCCTTCCGCGCCATGAGCGAGACGCCGTCGACGCGGCTGCTCGGCCTGCGCGGCCTGCATGTCGAGGCGCGCCGGCGCGGCGATGCGGCCGCGGCGCTGCTCTCCGCCGAGGAAGCCGCGCGCGTCGAGCCGGGCCTCGCCTGGGCGGCGGATGCGGTGATCGAGGCGCGCTGCCTCAATGGCGATTTCGCCGGCGCGCTGGCGACGCTGGAGCGCGAGGCCGCCCATGGCGGGCTGGAGCGCGCCGCCCATCGCCGCCGCCGCGCCGTGCTGCTGGCGGCGCAGGCGCAGGCGCTCGAACTTTCCGATCCCTCGACCGCGCGCGAGAAGGCGGTGGAGGCGACGCGCCTCGCACCGACGCTGGTGCCGGCGGCCGAGGTGGCCGGGCGGCTGCTCGGTGCTTCCGGCGACACCCGCAAGGCGGCGAAGATCATCGAGGCCGCCTATGCGGCGACGCCGCATCCCGACCTCGCCGACGCCTTCCTGCATCTGCGCCCGGGCGATTCCTCGCAGGAGCGGCTGAAGCGCATCCGCACGCTGACCGCGCGCATGCCCTCCCATCCCGAGAGCGCCATGGTGCTGGCGCGCGCCGCCATCGACGCGCAGGAATTCGACGTCGCCCGCACGGCGCTGGGCCCGCTGCTGGGCGAGCCGACGCAGCGCGCGTGCCTGTTGATGGCGGAGCTGGAAGCGGCCGAGCATGGCGATGTCGGCAAGGCCCGCGAATGGACCGCCCGCGCCGTGCGCGCCGCGCGCGATCCGGCCTGGGTGGCGGACGGCGTCGTCGCCGAGCGCTGGGCGCCGGTCTCGCCGGTGACCGGCAAGCTCGACGCCTTCGAGTGGAAGCTGCCGCCGGGCGTCGCCACCACGCCGATGCTGGAGAACGAGGCCGAGCGGGTGAAGGCGGCGATCGCCGCTGCCATCGAGGCGCGGCCGGCGGCGGAAGCTGAACCGGAGCCGCCGGTGGTCGACCTCACCCCCGAGGAGCCGGCGCCGAGCCTCGCCCCCGAGGCGGAGGTGAAGGAGCCGGCCAAGCCTGAGGCGATCAGGCCGGCGCCCAAGCCGTCGCCGGTGGTCGCCATGCCGCATCTGCCGGATGATCCCGGCCCCGACCCGTTCCCGGACGAGCCGGCGGGCCGCACCCGTCCGCCCTTCGCGGTCTGA
- the cobS gene encoding cobaltochelatase subunit CobS: MTAPTQAPALPDMKVSVRQVFGIDVDLDVPAYAEPDEYVPEVDPDYLFDRPTTLAILAGFAHNRRVMVTGYHGTGKSSHIEQVAARLNWPCVRVNLDSHISRIDLIGKDAIVVKDGLQVTEFRDGILPWAYQNNVALVFDEYDAGRPDVMFVIQRVLESSGRLTLLDQNRVIRPHGAFRLFSTANTIGLGDTTGLYHGTQQINQAQMDRWSIVTTLNYLAHDKEVDIVLSKAKQMQTPEGRDSVARMVRLADLTRQAFINGDLSTVMSPRTVITWAENAEIFQDLAFSFRVTFLNKCDELERPLVAEFYQRCFGKELTESAVNVVLS, from the coding sequence ATGACTGCCCCCACGCAAGCGCCCGCTCTGCCGGACATGAAGGTCTCCGTCCGTCAGGTGTTCGGCATCGACGTCGATCTGGATGTGCCGGCCTATGCCGAGCCGGACGAGTATGTGCCGGAGGTCGATCCGGACTACCTGTTCGACCGCCCGACCACGCTCGCCATCCTGGCCGGCTTCGCCCATAACCGCCGCGTGATGGTCACCGGCTATCACGGCACCGGCAAGTCGAGCCATATCGAGCAGGTCGCGGCCCGCCTCAACTGGCCCTGCGTGCGCGTCAACCTCGACAGCCACATCAGCCGTATCGACCTGATCGGCAAGGACGCCATCGTCGTGAAGGACGGGCTGCAGGTCACCGAGTTCCGCGACGGCATCCTGCCCTGGGCCTACCAGAACAACGTCGCGCTGGTGTTCGACGAGTACGACGCTGGCCGCCCGGACGTGATGTTCGTCATCCAGCGCGTGCTGGAGTCCTCCGGCCGCCTGACGCTGCTCGACCAGAACCGCGTCATCCGCCCGCACGGCGCCTTCCGCCTGTTCTCGACGGCCAACACCATCGGCCTCGGCGACACCACCGGCCTCTATCACGGCACGCAGCAGATCAACCAGGCGCAGATGGACCGCTGGTCCATCGTCACCACGCTGAACTATCTGGCGCACGACAAGGAAGTGGACATCGTCCTCTCCAAGGCCAAGCAGATGCAGACGCCGGAAGGCCGCGACAGCGTCGCCCGCATGGTGCGTCTCGCCGACCTCACCCGGCAGGCCTTCATCAATGGCGACCTGTCGACCGTCATGAGCCCGCGCACGGTGATCACCTGGGCCGAGAATGCCGAGATCTTCCAGGACCTCGCCTTCTCGTTCCGCGTGACCTTCCTCAACAAGTGCGATGAGCTGGAGCGCCCGCTGGTGGCCGAGTTCTACCAGCGCTGCTTCGGCAAGGAGCTGACCGAGTCGGCCGTCAACGTCGTCCTGTCGTAA
- a CDS encoding COG4223 family protein, translating into MAKDDPKSGATDKSGAGKPSRRPPPTLDLSARDLTPAEAKAEKPEEVTPVSDEAATTEPLAPAEAAAEPAKTATTFSTSTPTTPGEVPVLDAEAPVTAAAGGPDDPPPVEPARPSQAPEAGPVPPAGKRPARQLGLIGGLAVALVSGVLGAAVAFAVVGAFTSAEENADAITELEARALDLRQRVETLEAAGGQPTPGLDTAPAELAARLDALESGLDALGKKVDTQPAPAAPAADASAPPAASAEAVAALGSRVGAVEDKLSSLPAPAPAATPDDVAAANARIGALESKVAALPAPAPSVSPDDLAAATGRISALEQKLATVASAQQASGQGAAQLVALSALREAVLGAKPFTTELKAARALLGAEAAPLAALEPVATEGFPTGPQLAAELKRAVAPPPPPAQAGVPTDEGVLDRLLRGAQGLVTVRRLDATGTPPGVSEAQAALERGDFAAAREALATLPEADRAKVQPVAQTLEARQAALDAIAGLNQHVLASLAGGAQ; encoded by the coding sequence GTGGCGAAAGACGATCCGAAAAGCGGCGCGACCGACAAGAGCGGTGCGGGCAAGCCTTCGCGGCGCCCGCCGCCGACCCTCGACCTTTCCGCCAGGGATTTGACGCCGGCCGAGGCCAAGGCCGAGAAGCCGGAGGAGGTCACGCCCGTCTCCGACGAGGCGGCGACCACCGAGCCGCTGGCCCCCGCCGAAGCCGCTGCCGAGCCGGCCAAGACCGCCACCACCTTCTCCACCTCCACCCCCACCACGCCCGGCGAGGTGCCGGTGCTCGACGCCGAGGCGCCCGTGACGGCCGCTGCCGGCGGCCCCGACGACCCACCGCCGGTCGAGCCGGCGCGGCCCTCGCAGGCGCCCGAGGCCGGCCCTGTGCCGCCGGCGGGCAAGCGGCCCGCGCGGCAGCTCGGCCTCATCGGCGGGCTCGCCGTGGCGCTGGTCTCCGGCGTGCTCGGCGCGGCCGTGGCCTTCGCCGTCGTCGGCGCCTTCACCAGCGCCGAGGAGAATGCCGACGCCATCACCGAACTGGAGGCGCGCGCGCTCGACCTGCGCCAGCGGGTGGAGACGCTGGAAGCCGCCGGCGGCCAGCCGACGCCCGGCCTCGACACCGCCCCGGCCGAGCTCGCGGCGCGGCTCGACGCGCTGGAGAGCGGGCTCGACGCGCTGGGCAAGAAGGTCGACACCCAGCCGGCGCCCGCCGCGCCCGCCGCCGACGCATCCGCGCCGCCGGCGGCCTCGGCCGAGGCCGTCGCCGCGCTCGGCAGCCGCGTCGGTGCCGTGGAGGACAAGCTGAGCTCGCTGCCGGCGCCCGCGCCCGCCGCCACGCCGGACGACGTCGCCGCCGCCAATGCGCGGATCGGCGCGCTGGAGAGCAAGGTCGCGGCGCTGCCGGCGCCGGCGCCTTCGGTCTCGCCGGACGATCTCGCCGCCGCGACGGGGCGCATCTCCGCTTTGGAGCAGAAGCTCGCCACCGTCGCCAGCGCGCAGCAGGCGAGCGGGCAGGGCGCCGCCCAGCTCGTCGCGCTCTCGGCGCTGCGCGAGGCGGTGCTGGGCGCGAAGCCGTTCACCACCGAATTGAAGGCCGCGCGGGCGCTGCTCGGCGCGGAAGCCGCGCCGCTCGCCGCGCTGGAGCCGGTGGCCACTGAAGGCTTCCCCACTGGGCCGCAGCTTGCCGCTGAGCTGAAGCGTGCGGTCGCGCCGCCTCCGCCGCCGGCCCAGGCCGGCGTGCCGACCGACGAGGGCGTGCTCGACCGGCTGCTGCGCGGGGCGCAGGGCCTCGTCACCGTCCGTCGCCTCGATGCCACGGGCACGCCGCCCGGCGTCAGTGAGGCGCAGGCGGCGCTGGAGCGCGGCGACTTCGCCGCCGCGCGCGAGGCGCTCGCCACGCTGCCCGAGGCCGACCGCGCCAAGGTGCAGCCGGTCGCGCAGACGCTGGAGGCGCGGCAGGCGGCGCTCGACGCCATCGCCGGCCTCAACCAACATGTCCTCGCCAGCCTCGCGGGAGGAGCCCAGTGA
- a CDS encoding shikimate kinase: MTTSIDQDGKAAALNELLGVRSIVLVGMMGAGKSSVGKRLARRLNLAFADADTEIEQAAGMTIPEIFAHHGEPAFRDGEKKVIARLLEHGPMVLATGGGAYMNGDTRDAIARHGITVWLKAELDVLLRRVRRRDDRPLLKTENPEATLARLIEQRYPVYAQADVTVVSHDVPQEVMVDEVIDALTRHLGVGAESARSGDET, translated from the coding sequence ATGACCACGAGCATCGACCAGGACGGCAAGGCCGCGGCGCTGAACGAGCTGCTCGGCGTGCGCTCCATCGTGCTGGTCGGCATGATGGGCGCCGGCAAGTCCTCCGTCGGCAAGCGCCTCGCCCGCCGGCTCAACCTCGCCTTCGCCGATGCCGACACCGAGATCGAGCAGGCGGCCGGCATGACCATCCCCGAGATCTTCGCCCATCACGGCGAGCCCGCCTTCCGCGACGGCGAGAAGAAGGTCATCGCCCGCCTCCTGGAGCACGGGCCGATGGTGCTCGCCACCGGCGGCGGCGCCTATATGAACGGCGACACCCGCGACGCCATCGCCCGCCACGGCATCACCGTGTGGCTGAAGGCCGAGCTCGACGTGCTGCTGCGCCGCGTGCGCCGGCGCGACGACCGCCCGCTCTTGAAGACCGAGAATCCTGAAGCCACGCTGGCGCGGCTGATCGAGCAGCGCTATCCGGTCTATGCGCAGGCGGACGTCACGGTGGTGTCGCACGACGTGCCGCAGGAGGTCATGGTCGACGAGGTGATCGACGCGCTGACGCGCCATCTCGGCGTCGGCGCGGAATCCGCGCGATCGGGAGACGAGACGTGA
- a CDS encoding uroporphyrinogen-III synthase: protein MTRPRPDAEATAERLRAAGHEAILDPLLSVEAIPDARLPEGPFDAVALTSVNGARALAAREELARLTGLPLYAVGKRTAAAAPSGFSPVHVAGGDGAALVELLREKLPRGARVLHVAGEERAVELSRELAPAGIAAELFVIYRAVPAATLSPATLDAAQARRIDAAFHFSPRTAATLAALAQAAGAAAHFRHITHLCFSANVAAPLAAAGWPTRIAAEPTEDGLFALLGR from the coding sequence GTGACACGCCCGCGGCCGGATGCCGAAGCGACGGCCGAGCGGCTGCGTGCCGCGGGGCACGAGGCGATCCTCGATCCGCTGCTGAGCGTGGAGGCCATTCCCGACGCCCGTCTGCCGGAAGGGCCGTTCGACGCGGTGGCGCTGACCAGCGTGAACGGCGCGCGGGCGCTCGCCGCGCGTGAGGAACTGGCGAGGCTGACGGGTCTGCCGCTCTATGCGGTGGGCAAGCGCACGGCCGCGGCGGCGCCTTCCGGCTTCTCCCCGGTCCATGTCGCCGGCGGCGACGGGGCGGCGCTGGTCGAACTGCTGCGCGAGAAGCTGCCGCGCGGCGCGCGGGTGCTGCATGTCGCCGGCGAGGAGCGGGCGGTGGAGCTCTCGCGGGAACTGGCGCCGGCGGGCATCGCCGCCGAACTCTTCGTCATCTACCGCGCCGTGCCGGCCGCCACGCTCTCCCCCGCGACGCTCGACGCCGCGCAGGCGAGGCGGATCGACGCGGCCTTCCATTTCTCCCCGCGCACCGCCGCGACGCTGGCCGCGCTGGCGCAGGCGGCGGGCGCCGCGGCGCATTTCCGCCACATCACGCATCTGTGCTTCTCGGCCAATGTGGCGGCGCCATTGGCGGCCGCCGGCTGGCCGACCCGCATCGCCGCAGAGCCGACCGAGGACGGCTTGTTCGCGCTGCTCGGGCGGTAA